A genome region from Haliotis asinina isolate JCU_RB_2024 chromosome 11, JCU_Hal_asi_v2, whole genome shotgun sequence includes the following:
- the LOC137256572 gene encoding citrate synthase, mitochondrial-like: MSLARTATLRLLLQNKNLVLPAVSGARNATSATNLKDFLANEIPNKQKEIVDFRKQYGETKVGEVNVNMMYGGMRGIKGLVTETSVLDPDEGIRFRGYSIPECQKLLPKAGVNGEEPLPEGLFWLLVTGQLPTQAQADAITQEWNNRAALPNHVSTMLNNFPSNLHPMSQFSAAITALNSESKFAKAYAEGVNKKLYWEYTYEDAMDMIAKLPTVAAIIYNNLYRDGATPAAIDNNRDWTGNFVNMIGFEDPAFVELMRLYFTIHSDHEGGNVSAHTTHLVGSALSDPYLSFAAGINGLAGPLHGLANQEVLVWVTKLQEELGGEVSDDKLRDFIWNTLKSGQVVPGYGHAVLRKTDPRYTCQREFALKHLPNDPLFKLVSQIYKVVPDILIEQGKAKNPWPNVDAHSGVLLQYYKLTQMNYYTVLFGVSRALGCMASLIWDRALGLPIERPKSFDTPGLMKLVGAK, translated from the exons ATGTCACTTGCACGTACAGCCACGCTCCGACTTCTGCTGCAGAACAAG AACCTTGTTCTGCCAGCCGTCTCAGGGGCACGCAACGCCACCTCTGCAACA AATTTAAAAGATTTCCTTGCTAATGAAATTCCAAACAAACAGAAGGAAATTGTGGACTTCCGGAAGCAGTATGGAGAAACTAAAGTGGGAGAGGTCAACGTGAACATG ATGTATGGTGGCATGAGAGGCATCAAGGGTCTTGTTACTGAAACCTCTGTCCTTGACCCGGATGAGGGCATTCGTTTCCGTGGTTACAGTATTCCGGAGTGTCAGAAGCTCCTGCCCAAAGCAGGAGTGAATGGAGAGGAGCCCCTCCCGGAAGGCTTGTTCTGGCTCCTGGTGACAGGACAGCTGCCCACACAAGCTCAGGCTGATGCCATCACACAG GAATGGAACAACCGTGCAGCTCTACCAAACCACGTGAGCACAATGTTGAACAACTTCCCCAGCAACCTTCATCCAATGTCTCAATTCTCGGCTGCCATCACTGCTCTAAACTCGGAGAGTAAGTTTGCCAAGGCCTATGCAGAAGGTGTCAACAAAAAGCTGTACTGGGAG TACACGTACGAGGATGCTATGGACATGATTGCCAAGCTACCAACAGTTGCAGCCATCATCTACAACAATCTGTATCGCGATGGCGCCACCCCAGCAGCCATCGACAACAACAGAGACTGGACAGGCAATTTTGTCAATATGATAGGCTTTGAAGATCCAGCATTTGTGGAGCTCATGCGACTATACTTCACTATCCACAG TGACCACGAGGGAGGTAATGTGAGCGCCCACACAACACATCTTGTTGGCAGTGCTTTGTCAGATCCCTACCTCAGTTTCGCAGCAGGAATAAATGGCCTTGCTGGACCCCTCCATGGCCTTGCAAATCAG GAGGTACTTGTGTGGGTGACTAAACTACAGGAAGAGCTCGGAGGAGAGGTGTCTGATGATAAGCTCCGTGACTTCATCTGGAACACACTGAAGTCAGGACAG GTGGTGCCTGGTTATGGCCATGCTGTGTTGAGGAAGACCGATCCTCGCTACACCTGTCAGAGAGAGTTTGCCCTCAAGCACCTGCCCAACGACCCCCTCTTCAAACTGGTGTCTCAAATCTACAAGGTCGTCCCAGACATTCTCATAGAACAAGGCAAGGCCAAGAACCCCTGGCCAAACGTCGATGCCCACAGTGGTGTGCTCCTTCAG TACTACAAGCTGACCCAGATGAACTACTACACTGTATTGTTCGGAGTATCACGCGCTCTCGGCTGCATGGCCTCGCTCATTTGGGACAGGGCGCTCGGGCTTCCCATAGAAAGACCAAAGTCCTTCGACACACCAGGCCTCATGAAACTTGTTGGAGCCAAGTGA